The genomic region GAACCCGAGCTCTCTCGTCGTGCCTCTCTCAGGCCGCCTCCTCGTACATCTCCAAGCAATCTGAGCATCCATAGCTCTGCTAGCGACCTCACCAGCGTCTCCATCCCTCACACCCCAACATCCAAGCACGCACCAAGTTTCAAGCATTCGACATCCCCAGCCCGCAAGTTTCCTACCCCTCTCCCTACACCCCCTCCAAGTGCCAAGCACACGACGTTTGCCATCGAACGTCGGCCGACGAAGCACATGCCGCCGCACCGCGATGAGCGTATCCGCCGATCATGGAGTGGACACCGTGTGTAACCCCCCAGCCAAGGTGCTGACCAGCAGCATTCGCCGTCCGACCACCAGGAAGCGGGCCTGACTCGAATGACAGCGAGCACGAAGCTTATGACCCCGACCTTggcttcctcctcggagGCACCGAGGAGCCTCAAGGGATGGTGGCCGAGATCTTCAAACGTCTGCCACCACCCGAGCGGCTATTTAACCCTCCTGAGGACCACCCTTTCACCGGTGGTCCAAcgactcgtcctcggcgcggtaCTTTCGGCTCGGACAACGCTTCAAAGTTGGATGAGAAGAGGAGCAAGACCAAGTCGACTGCGCGGCACAGCTATTGGCGCAATGATGCAGACCGGTACGAGTATGAGGAGTAGGGCTAGGGGCGCTGGACCAAGGAGGGTAAGGACCTTGAATGTGTGCATGCTTCTCTGTTTGTTGCATGCAACCTTGTTGAGGCAGTCAAGTCCTCTACCGACATTAGAGTTGTCAGTGAGCGCGTCAGAAGGGTTTGTCAGGACGTCAGAGAGGAATGAGGCGTCTCCCCATGTGTGGGTGGGCTGTTGGTCCGTGGGGTCCGTGATCCGGGGGCCCAAGGCAATCAGCGTGAAGGTGAGGATCGGGTTGCAGGGTCGGCGTGAGACCAAAGCGTGTCGCGCCTTTGCCCCATGCCAGCGGGCAGGCACCTCCGTGACCGTGCCAAAAGCAGTAGCATGTCATGCCGAAGGCCGCCGGATCTGGGACTCGAGCTGGGAAGCCTTTGACAGTGTGTTGCCTGCGAATCCGAAACATAAGGGAAGAGGGAGCCGAACGAGACGTGGAGACGCTGCCGAAAGCATCTACCAGGCATTTGGTGGGCTCGAGTCAAAAATATCGGGCGGGAGACTACACGTTATCGGGAGGTTGCGAGCGACCAAGTCTCCCATATAATGGAGCCTTAATGTGCGCCGACTTGAACGGTAAACTGCGGGGAGATGCAGTGTCGGACAGTTTGATGAGCAGACGTGGACTGTACTCTGTACTGGAGATTGTTAGCAGCGTTGACCAGCTTTGACCAGCTTGACCAGCTTGACCAGGTGGTGTCAGGCACAGGGTGGCTTGAACAAGGTTTGCGCCTCCTGTGCCATACAATTTAGTTGACTTTACTGTCATGAATTCATGCATTCATCAGTCGGCACTCGCTCTCTACATGAACCGTCTCTCACATAAGCTCTCAAGCTCTCAGGACTCTCAGCCGAGAGACCGAAACAGTCTGGAACTCGATGACAATTGGGCAACCCTCATTCATGTCTTATGCCCTTGAATCGCGTCAATTGAAATTAAGGAACATCGTTGACCACAGTTTTTCCGTCCACCAACACTGCATGTGGCCCAACAGTTTGGTTTGCCGGCCCAGGCTCTCGGCCCTGTTGGCGTCTCACTACTCCCTATGGCCTGGTCCGCAACTGGGGATGCGAGACGATACTTGGATTCGGTGGCCATGCCCACTCAATTGCTCACCTCACAGGCTCTTGCCATACGACCTGCAATCAAGATTTCGGTGGCATGTCCCTTTCCTCTCTGCTGGCTGCTGGTTTTGCGCAGATATTCATAAATCGCAATCCTGACAGAGCAAGGGGTCATTCTCAGAGGCTTGTCCAGGGCTGTCTCTGCCGGGTGGACGCACTGCTTCACTGCCTGGCTGACCAGTACTGACAACGCCCCATACACTATGGCCGACACTGTCAGCTGCTACACTAGGAAAGCATGGGCTCAGACGGCCTGTCGTGTACTGGCGAACATGATCTCATCTTATCTTCTCATACTCACCTCTAActacctcgacgcgccTATCGGGAGACAGCGAGACACTAGCGACAGGCATAACCGCCAACAGTGACTACCCACTCTGAAGCGACTCAATGCACGGCCTACCTCCACAGAGTCGGCCCACTGTCTGGCGCATGGTGGTCCCGGCGATCATCTTTGTTATCGCTTCAACTCAGTTTGCCGTGCTCCTTGCGTCATACTACGATGTCGGCCTGCCAGTGAGATTGGATGTGTCCTGGAAGCCTGCAACCAAGCCCCAGCTCCCAACCCACTTCACCGAGACACAGACACAACTCACCGACATCCCGACCGTGTTCTCCGACCCCAACGCCGACAACTACCGCTGGTACACCGATGCCAAGCTACGCCAGCTCACCGTGTGTTTGACAAGAGGAGACTGTGCACCGAACGCCGACAAGGTACGCTTGGAGCTCAGACGTCCATGCTGACCTCTGATCGCCATTTTTGCAAGCTGGCATTGTCACTGGGCGCTGTATGACAACTATAGAGGTGGTGAGGGAGTGTGGTGTTCGGGCATGATGCGCTCGCTCGAACGACAGGGGTTCACGGTACTCCACGGAGGCGACAATGACTGGCGTGAGTGACGCCGACCAAGGCTGTTGAGCCATACAAAGTGCAGTGTGGACTGACTGCAGGCTACATTCATCACCTTCACCGTCAACTGGGCGACATGGTGCGGGTCATCGTCGCGGATGAAGGGGAAGAGCGTCACAAGGGAACGTTCGACCAGTATCAGAagagcgcgtcgcgcccgGACGGCATCCCTGCATGGAAGGTGGGCTGTCTTGGAGATTGTCAACTTACACCAGTGGTTCCGCATGGCGTACTACCCTACAGGCGAATCTGGCATTGTCGGCAAGGCATGGATGATCTCGGCAGAACCGCGCCTCCCTCAAgccgaggacctcgagctcgtgcgtTCGGCATCGACGCCAGACGACTACACGTATGGCCCCTCGTGGTTCGTGACCGGTAGCGAGGAGCTGCAGATAAAGTCGGCTCCGGGCAAGGCCGACTTTACATTCCTGGGTTATGGCATCATGCCCATTCCTGAGGACACGGTAGTTGTTCCATGGAAGGATCGCCCGAACCGTGTATACCTCCTGGCCAAGCAGGCGCACTACTTCCACAACGGACACCAGCGCGTCTACGACTTCAGCTTCTTCGAGCGAGCGGCTGAGGAGCTCAGCCGCGAATTCCCTGGCTTTGAGTTCGTGGGTGGGTTCGAAGACAACCGCTCCGACGAAGTCAAGGCCAAGTGGGGACCTGTGCCAAGTGTCATCAAGAACTTGGGTCTCATGAATGCGACACGCTTTGATGAGGAGTACGGCAAGTCGCGCCTACTCCTAGGTCTCGGGTCTCCACCCCTTTCGCCCAGTCCGTACCGTgcactcgcgcgcggcgtgccCTTTGCCAATCCCCACACGATGCGGGAAGACGGTAAGGGCTGGGCATACCAGCAGCACGACAGCATGATGGACGTTCCTGAACCGTACGTGTACCAGGTCGAGGCGTTCAACTACACCTCGTTCGTCCACACCATCCGCAAGGCGCTTCAAACACCAATCGAGCCGCTGAGATTTGAGCGCATGCGGCAAGACGCTATTGATCGGCGCATGCACGGCTGGGTCATGCATGACTGGCGGGGGCTAGCCTCACAGATCTTGGACGACAGGCTTGCTGGGAACGAGACCCAGGGCAGCAACTCGGTGCGCGTGTTTGAGCTGTAGGATCGAGGGGCCGGAACAGGAAGCCCTTGGCGTCTTGGGAACCATTTGGACAATCCATGTTGTATTTCTTTCATCTCATCATGCATGAGCACAGATATGGTGCATATCTCACAACCCGACCATTTAATCTACAACGATAACTTTTTCACTCTTCAATCACACCGCCATTCCCACAAAGCAGCACTGtgctccctccccctcctaTGTAAAGAGGTGTTTGGTGATAGGGCCGCCGGGGTCCTTGGAGCGCACGGTACAGTCTTACAGTTCAGGTGGCGTGCGTTCTGCACCCGTTCACCTCAACGTGCGTCAGGCCGGCTGCCCTCCAGAACCATCACCAGCAGGAAGGGCACGTGACTGAGTCTGCGCAGTGGGCAAGCATCTCAGGAGACAACAAAGCAACACAGTCATTGGCTCGCCCCTTCCTCTCGGCTTGTTGCTTGGACCATCATGGTCACCAGAAACCCAAACTCAACCGCCAGATAATacggccgcctcgccctcgtcgatTGCTTTCCCCACACTCGTATctcacactcacactcacactcacactcactctcgcccccaccgcccaccTTCAACTttcacctcgccctcctcgtcgcctctCACGCCGTCTCATGCCACACGCACCCCCTTGAGATTGTTGGTGTTCTGGAAGTAGCGATCACAGTCTCCACAGAAGATGTGGAAGTCGTGTCGTGTTGTGCTGGGCGCAGCTCTGGTTGCTAGGATACGTCCCGTCGCAGCCTCGACACGGGTACTGGATGTGATTGAGGCCGAGCATATGCTCCTACCGGGCAGCTACGTTGCGAAGGATGCGGGGACATGTACCGCACTCGAAGTCGGGACGTGAGTGTCCCGTCGCCGTGCAGTGGCTATTGCGCGCCCTCCAGCCGGCCGGGAATGTCTTACTACAAGTGTCGCATTGGAAGAGATAGTCCCAGACGCCCATCCCGGTAACAATACAGCAGCTGACGGACTGCAGTCTGCAGTCTGCTCGCCACAAGCAGTGAGTCTAGAGTCGGGGGTCAACAAAAGAGTGCTGGAGTGACTCCATAATACCAGGCCCGGAAATACCTAAGGTGGTATATCcgtgaggaggtcgaccaCGTGACTGACCACCCTCGATCTGTGGCATGTAAGCCACCATGGCCACCAACAAGCTTCTCGTCACCATCAACCCCTTTGTCAgcacacacacacacaaGACACGCGAGCATGCACAGAGCCAAAAGCAGTAGTAACAAGCCGGTAAAGACGTGATTCGAACACGTGCTCCCGAAGGAAACTGATTCAACTGGTGCTAGAAGTCAGCCGCGATAACCACTCCGCCACTTCACCGAGGCTGTGTGATGGTGAAAACAATCGCGCCCGCGCGCTCTTGGTCCCTTTCCAGGCCTTCTGGACCCAATCCATGCTGTCAGTCTTATTCTCCAGACGTTTGCGAATGCATACATCCACTTGGAACCTCTGGCCCATTTCTGCGCCCACAACATGCTTCCAGAGTCTGCCGCGGCACTGAAATTCTAGAGCTTAAACTAACATGCTTATACAGAATTGCTAGATATTCACGCCAGCTTTCTGGAGCGCTAGTACGTTGCCGCCCTTGACCATGCCCCCGTGCTGCACGACAGACAGGGGTGTGGAACGAGAATCGTCGGGATGGGCCCACTTGAAATGCGAACCGCCATTCTTTTTGGGGAGGAGCTCGTAGCCTGCGCTGCGCAGAGCTCTCTCGACTCTACGAATGGGCTCATCGACTGCCATTGCGGTGTGTGGAGACGGTGTTGTAAGTGGAGGtcggtggaggaggtgggctGAAGAGGAGGCTCGAGCGGGCTTCGGTGGCTTGGGATGTGACGCTGGAGGTGTCTTGAGTGACTCGATGTagggaggcggagaagtGGTCGGGTTcgatgaggaagagagCCATGTTGCTCGCCATCTTATCTTTCCACAGAGGCCAGCGTTCGAGGCGATTTGCCTCAATCTCATCGCAGGAACTTCATGTTTAGTTTGTAGCTGGTGAAATGTCGAGGGCCAGAACCTCGCAAGGCGGTGCGTGATAGTGTTTCGTGCCTGTAACTTTTCCTGGTTCCACCAAGATCTTATGGTCAAGATCATCTAATCAGCCCAGATTACAAGCACTGGTGAGACCCACTGCAATCATTACACGCCCAAGCTGCCAACCAACCCTGCATCGTACAAGTCTGCTCTCCACAATCAATATATCGTTGCCCCTCAAATCATAGCCTTTATTCTTCGTCCACTCCACCCTCATCACCTACACCATCGTTCCACATGtctccgcgccgaggtggacCCTCGCACGCCGCGAGCCGCGCATGTTTACCACAGTCGTCGCTCATTACGCACCGCTGCCCCGTGCGCGTTGCCAACAGGCTTGAGGCCGAAACGCGCATTCTTGATCAGGTCGACCGGCGCCAATACGCCCTGCAGCGACCGACTCGGTGTACCCCTATGATTAGCATAGACAAAGAACCCTACTTACTGGTCCGTGCTCGGTGGCGGGGGCGAGGGAATCCGAGGACCAGCTGAGACACTGGTGGTCacggtggtggcgacgccCGTGGTAGTGCTGGTCGAGCCAGATGTGATTTGGAtgtccgccgccgcaacTCTTGGCGCAGCACTGGGAACGGGCAAGGACGTCGGCACAATATGCTTCAGTCCCTGGACAGCGGCCTGGAGCATTTCAGGTGTGGCATGCAACATCGCTTGCATGGGTTTGAGCTCGCTGGTGGGGTTCGCCTTAGCTAGCGAAGACACAGTCGGGCCGGTCGGAGGAATTGGTGGCAAGGTGAAACCACTAGAAATCGGAACAGCCACAAGGGGGGTTAGGCTGgagcggcgtcgcgccAGTTGGGCAGCGAGTGACCCCACCTCCGCGAGAAAGGGAGGGCCAAGAAAGGGTCGCGGTGGACtggtggggatgaggattctgatgtcagcgaCACCCTTGACGAGACTCACTTTTCGGAGGGAGTCGACGAGCCCGAcgactcggccgcggccgagagGCTAGCTCTGCATTTGCAGCAGACAGGCTCGGCTTGCGCTTCTGCGGCAAGTGATTGCGAGGCAGTGGGAGGTGAGCGCGATTCCTCCAAGTCCTTGACCGCACCGCCGAGCACCTCCTGCGCTGCCGCGATCAGCTCTGCGGCGGGGCCGTTCACGCGATTCCGGCTCGCCTTGAGCAGCGCGCGCACTTCGtgcttggccgccgctTTCGCCTGAAGCTTCGAGATGGATCGCTTCGTGGGGGTGCTCACGGCTGCGTCGGTAAGATGGGTGGTGCGCTGCGGCGTGTCGTTGTACCCAGTCTTGCTGCGGAGCGTCACGGGACTATCGCCGTTTCGGATGCCTGCGTCCACAGCCATCTTTCCTTCAGGCATGGCCACCTTGTTGCCTGCCAATTTAGCACGTGCGTGTTCTATTGTCTTGCGTGTGCGCACCCTCGGCAGCTTGGGGCTGAGGGGGGAGCACAATGGATCCCGCGCAACTGGGTTCGCTGAactgcggcggcgcgggcttGAGGGTAAGGCGTTGGCCCACGCCTCGGCGCGACGGCATGGCGACCCTTTCTCAGCGATGGAGGGCGATGACTTGTACGTGGTACTGACATCAGCTTACGGACTTACGCTGCGGAACTTACCTGATACGGAGGCTTTTGGGAGTCTTGGTGAGAGTGTTTCGTCGTCTGCGTGCAACGGGCGTGACCTTGGCTGGCGACCCGGAGGCGACCTTGCTGGTAGACGCTGGTGGGGCAGGGCTCTTCGGCTGTCGTCTAACGGTGGGCGCTGCCGAAGCGCGGCTGGCACTCGTTGGCGCTGCGTAGGAGGGTACAGGATTGGGGGTGGTCGACTTGAGCGACCGTGACTTGTGTACAGACTCGGTTTTGGGAGTCTTGGGAGCCGTACTCTTGATGGACACGGCCGTCTTGGTGGACACGGTAGTCTTGCAGGACACGACGCTCTTGCTGGACACCGCACTCTTGGTGGACACTGCACTCCTGGTTGACAGTGGGCTCTTTACCGACGGTAAGCTCTTGGTCGACAGTGCGCTCTTTGTCGACATCTGGCTTTTGGTGGAAGCGGGGCTGTTGGTCTTGCTCTCGCGTCTGCGTGCGCACACGTCTGCCTTACTCATTTCGCTCAACGGCCGGCGCAGAGGCTCATCACTCCCCGCTTCCACCTCTGTTGTCAGGCCCAGCGTGTTGGCAGGTGCAGAGGCAGGTCTGGTTGTCGTGTCCTCCATGGGTATAAGTGCGCGCTGGACTGTGCGCTTGGGAGTAGTGTGCCGGCTCGCGTGTGTTGTGTCACTCGCGGAGGAGACCGTGCTCCCATACCATTGGGGCGAGCCCACAGGCGGGACTGTGGTCAGTTTTGCGATACGAGAGCAGAGAGGCTAGATTACGGACTCACGGTTCTCCTTGGTCGCCATCTCCACACGAATGTCTTTCGCTAGTGACGCTCTAGTTGGTGCGGAATAGCTGTGTTccgctgttgtcagcttggcTCGGCCAGCAGCAGTTAGACTCACTCTCTCTTTCGGGTTCGACTACCACAGGTCGAGTCTGCCGCAGGAGCTTGGAGAAGAAGCCCACAACCGTagatgaggatgagtgatgaggaggttgcgAAAGCGGCtgagaggaagaaggcAGCAGCATGTGTTGGTCCAGCGCGTGTTTGTCGTCCGCACCCGGCGCCACGGGCCCCATGTTtacctcgacgacgtgtgttcgtcgccgccgtgtAATCAGTGGCTGTCTTTTGCGGGCTGGACGGAGAtggggtggtggcgtcGGAGAGAAAGGGCACATACGGCCATCACTACATGCGACCGGCTTTTATGAACCGGTGCATGGGTCGCGACCACCGTGCGCGCAACGCCGCTCAATAGGCCATGAGATGCTCTCACCACGGGCACCGCGTTACTGGCAGGGGTGAGCTGACTCATGCACACTTGAATTATAGATGGAGCTGAGGTCAGCTTCAGATGTTTCATCGTCACGTTGGCTCTTGTCGATTGCTCTCAAACACACACGCACACACGAGAAGATGCCGCACAAACCATCTTTGACCCGAGTTCGGCACGTTGGCTCCAAACGTCTACAATGTCGGGAATGCTTATCATCCAGCGACCTCGATAACTATCATTGAGTTACCTTGCGGTTGGTTTAAGATTCGAAAGCCTGTCAGGAGGTTGCATGCTGCGATCTGGCATCACTTTCGCCCCACTCATAGGCGACTCACCCTGCTCGAGGCATTCATTGGGAGCCGAAGCCCGAAGCAGAGTCAGAGCGGCAGCGTGACAGTCCATCCAAGTTGAACTTGTCGCCTCCAGCCACATACCGAGATGCATATCACTTCAGCAACTCGTGCTGTGAACGCAGGCCTAGGAAAATGTCACGTGATCGAGTCCGACTGCCCTGTTGGAAACTGCCTCCAGTTGTAATGCTCCACTTTCCGCGTGGTTTTGCTCCCGGCTGATTTTCTTTACCTTAtgcgacgaggacgtcgcACAAgccaccgcgccgccacacCTCGCAGTACATCTACTTAGCCCGTAG from Cutaneotrichosporon cavernicola HIS019 DNA, chromosome: 2 harbors:
- a CDS encoding uncharacterized protein (Glycosyltransferase family 18); translated protein: MHGLPPQSRPTVWRMVVPAIIFVIASTQFAVLLASYYDVGLPVRLDVSWKPATKPQLPTHFTETQTQLTDIPTVFSDPNADNYRWYTDAKLRQLTGFTVLHGGDNDWRYIHHLHRQLGDMVRVIVADEGEERHKGTFDQYQKSASRPDGIPAWKWFRMAYYPTGESGIVGKAWMISAEPRLPQAEDLELVRSASTPDDYTYGPSWFVTGSEELQIKSAPGKADFTFLGYGIMPIPEDTVVVPWKDRPNRVYLLAKQAHYFHNGHQRVYDFSFFERAAEELSREFPGFEFVGGFEDNRSDEVKAKWGPVPSVIKNLGLMNATRFDEEYGKSRLLLGLGSPPLSPSPYRALARGVPFANPHTMREDGKGWAYQQHDSMMDVPEPYVYQVEAFNYTSFVHTIRKALQTPIEPLRFERMRQDAIDRRMHGWVMHDWRGLASQILDDRLAGNETQGSNSVRVFEL